One Glycine soja cultivar W05 chromosome 2, ASM419377v2, whole genome shotgun sequence genomic region harbors:
- the LOC114392182 gene encoding uncharacterized CRM domain-containing protein At3g25440, chloroplastic-like isoform X2 → MVWKLLGARPLCSYSSSLLLTPLLFRSKISLVRGQEPIFGHLCYMKPSPFLGNVSFHSYPFLKFNDKVVEQQHQDSQKASSANVDGDGNAKVKRNKLKGKRAVVRWLKFFRFKKKKEYERMTAEEKNLYKLLKARKKEERLCEALKKIEPAESSETTHDPEILTPEEHFFFLKMGLKSKNYVPVGRRGIYQGVILNMHLHWKKHQTLKVVVKTFSAEEVKEIAAELARLSGGIVLDIHEDNTIIMYRGKNYSQPPTEIMSPRVSLSRKKALDKSKYRDALRAVRRYIPRLEQELEILRAQFKSSAESNTDAAEAIQNSGRESIESGSISNFQLQNSYKDREMMNVNIGSTEDETDMNSELDSDSDKLSDIFETDSDTENFVKEEKPLYLDEFDNFPEQSDGEMNDFEEHMRQMSLKSKNMEKDDNLPKLDEVDKIFLQATSFLKKKIK, encoded by the exons CTTGGTTCGTGGCCAGGAACCTATTTTTGGGCACCTCTGTTACATGAAACCATCTCCTTTCTTGGGGAACGTAAGCTTTCATTCATATCCATTTCTAAAGTTTAACGATAAGGTTGTAGAGCAACAACATCAGGATTCTCAAAAGGCCTCAAGTGCTAATGTTGATGGTGATGGTAATGCCAAAGTAAAGAGGAACAAATTAAAGGGGAAAAGAGCAGTTGTAAGATGGCTCAAGTTCTTTAGatttaagaagaagaaagagtatGAAAGGATGACAGCagaggaaaaaaatttatacaaattgtTAAAG GCtcgaaaaaaagaagagagactTTGTGAAGCTCTGAAAAAGATTGAGCCTgcagaatcttcagaaacaaccCATGATCCTGAGATATTAACCCCAGAAGAGCACTTTTTCTTCTTAAAGATGGGCCTCAAAAGCAAAAATTACGTGCCAGTTGGAAGACGAGGAATTTACCAAGGTGTAATTTTGAACATGCATCTGCATTGGAAAAAGCATCAAACTTTGAAAGTGGTGGTGAAGACATTTTCAGCAGAGGAGGTTAAGGAAATTGCTGCTGAGCTGGCAAGATTGAGCGGAGGTATAGTGCTTGACATTCATGAAGATAACACAATAATAATGTACAGAGGGAAAAACTACTCTCAACCACCAACAGAGATCATGTCTCCACGAGTCTCTCTTTCAAGAAAGAAG GCATTGGATAAATCCAAATACAGGGATGCCCTCCGAGCTGTGAGGAGATATATTCCAAGGCTTGAACAAGAGCTTGAAATTCTTCGTGCTCAATTTAAAAGTTCAGCTGAAAGTAATACAGATGCTGCTGAGGCAATCCAGAACAGTGGCAGAGAGAGTATTGAGTCTGGGAGCATCTCAAATTTCCAGCTACAGAATTCATATAAAGACCGTGAAATGATGAATGTTAACATTGGGAGCACAGAGGATGAGACAGATATGAACTCTGAATTGGATTCTGATTCTGATAAGTTATCAGATATATTTGAGACTGATTCAGATACTGAGAATTTCGTAAAGGAGGAGAAACCTCTTTACTTGGACGAGTTTGATAATTTTCCAGAGCAAAGCGATGGAGAAATGAATGATTTTGAGGAGCATATGCGACAAATGTCTCTGAAATCAAAAAACATGGAAAAGGACGATAACTTACCTAAGTTGGACGAAGTTGACAAGATTTTTCTGCAAGCTACTtcctttttaaagaaaaagataaaatga